The Candidatus Fukatsuia endosymbiont of Tuberolachnus salignus nucleotide sequence ATTTTTCCCCGCAGCCTCTTGAGATTTGGCCTGACATCTGGCCGTCTTTCCTCGTCATGCGTGCCATGTCAACCCAATGGCGCACGGGGATGGCGGGTCCGACTGGCCTGGATTATGGCTGTAGCCGTATAAATTGATTCAAAATAAAGGGTCAGAAAAGAGAGTGTCGATATCGCATTGTCGTTTCCTACGAAGGGCTTTAGCCTGAGCCCATTTGTGCTCAATCGGGTTGAGGTCAGGAGAATACGTCGGGAGATATTCCAGAATAAAACCAGATTTTTGTCTAGTAGACTGGATATCCTGGCGTTTGTGAAAGCTCACATTATCCATCACGATAACAGCACCTTGAGGGATTTTTGGCAGTCAGTCTTGGGTTACCCACGCATGAAAAATATCGCTATTGATATTGTATTCAAAGGCACAAACGGTGGTTAATTTTCCGTTAAGCTGAGCGCCAATGACATTGGTACGTGCTTTAGCGTGCCAATCATGTTGACCGTAACACCGCTTACCTTTAGCTCAATAGCCGTAGAGGCGGGGCATGTCATGAGCAAAACCGCTTTCATCAACGTAAATAATAGGGGTCTCGCTGGCTTCATAGGCCTGGATCTTGATCTGAAAATCTTCTCGGGATTGGGCGTTGGCTTTTGGATGATAAAATGTTTTTTTTATAGCTAAACCCTGCCCGTTTCAACGCATGGCAGATACCTCTAGCGCTCACTCCCATACGTTGGGCTCGCTCGTATTGAGACGCGTCAGGGTAGGTTTC carries:
- a CDS encoding DUF1799 domain-containing protein: MWPSFLVMRAMSTQWRTGMAGPTGLDYGCSRIN
- a CDS encoding transposase — protein: MDNVSFHKRQDIQSTRQKSGFILEYLPTYSPDLNPIEHKWAQAKALRRKRQCDIDTLFSDPLF